The Mus caroli chromosome 1, CAROLI_EIJ_v1.1, whole genome shotgun sequence genome has a window encoding:
- the Il18r1 gene encoding interleukin-18 receptor 1: MHHEELILTLCILIVKSASKSCIHRSQIHVVEGEPFYLKPCGISAPVPRNETATTRWFKGNASHEYRELNTTSSPRVTFRDHILEFWPVEMEDEGTYISQVGNDRRNWTLNVTKRNKHSCFSDKLVTSRDVEVRKSLHITCKNPNYAELIQHTWLYKNCKEISKTPRILKDAEFGDEGYYSCVFSVHHNGTWYNITKTVNITVIEGKSKVTPAILGPKCEKVGVELGKDVELNCSASLNKDDLFYWSIRKEDSSDPNVQEYRKETTTWTSEGKLHASKILRFQKITENYLNVLYNCTVANEEATDTKSFVLVRKETPDIPGHVFTGGVTVVVLASVAAVCGVILCVIYKVDLVLFYRRIAERDETLTGNMLL; the protein is encoded by the exons ATGCATCATGAAGAATTAATCTTGACACTCTGCATTCTCATTGTTAAAAGTGCCTCAA AAAGTTGTATTCACCGATCGCAAATTCATGTGGTAGAGGGAGAACCTTTTTATCTGAAGCCATGTGGCATATCTGCACCAGTGCCCAGGAATGAAACAGCCACCACGAGATGGTTCAAAGGCAATGCTTCACATGAGTATAGAGAGCTGAACACCACAAGCTCGCCCAGAGTCACTTTTCGTGATCACATCTTGGAATTCTGGCCAGTTGAGATGGAGGATGAGGGAACCTACATTTCTCAAGTCGG AAATGATCGTCGCAATTGGACCTTAAATGtcaccaaaagaaacaaacacagctgTTTCTCTGACAAACTCGTGACAAGCAGAGATGTTGAAGTTAGGAAATCTCTGCATATCACTTGTAAGAATCCTAACTATGCAGAGCTGATCCAGCACACATGGCTGTATAAG AACTGTAAGGAAATATCCAAAACCCCAAGGATCCTGAAGGATGCCGAGTTTGGAGATGAGGGCTATTACTCCTGCGTGTTTTCTGTCCACCATAATGGGACATGGTACAACATCACCAAGACTGTCAATATAACAGTTATTGAAG GAAAGAGTAAAGTAACTCCAGCTATTTTAGGACCAAAGTGTGAGAAGGTTGGTGTAGAACTAG GAAAGGATGTGGAGCTGAACTGCAGTGCTTCACTGAATAAAGACGATCTGTTTTATTGGAGCATCAGGAAGGAGGACAGCTCAGACCCTAATGTGCAAGAATACAGGAAGGAGACAACAACATG GACTTCTGAAGGCAAACTGCATGCTTCAAAAATACTGAGATTTCAGAAAATTACTGAAAACTATCTCAATGTTTTATATAATTGCACCGTGGCCAACGAAGAAGCCACAGACACCAAGAGCTTCGTCTTGGTGAGAAAAG aaaCACCTGATATTCCAGGCCATGTCTTTACAGGAGGAGTAACTGTGGTTGTTCTCGCCTCTGTGGCAGCAGTGTGTGGGGTGATTTTGTGTGTCATTTATAAAGTTGACTTGGTTCTGTTCTATAGGCGCATAGCGGAAAGAGACGAGACACTAACAGGTAATATGCTGCTGTGA